The Methanocaldococcus jannaschii DSM 2661 genome has a segment encoding these proteins:
- a CDS encoding ATP-binding protein — MKFFNRVEEIKEILSILEEEPNLIYFIYGPINSGKTALINEIINNRLDKNKYVVFYIDLREIFISKYDEFEAKLRATKTFGFRLIIEVLFEEYEDDKKPIEIIRSLIKDAPSLCGIPTPKNTLEEILKKKTTKNVFKYITNILMDIKREGKQPIIIIDELQKIGDMKINGFLIYELFNYFVSLTKHKHLCHVFCLSSDSLFIERVYNEAMLKERVDYILVDDFDKETALKFIDFLSEEILNKKLSDEDKELIYSYVGGKPILIINVIGKLKHKNLKDVLNILLMDEISKLKDFLSNLDYIKPKVNIEEEIIEIRKEDIINALKLFKGKYEIEVDKIPKAVYVYLVKKNILFLYPQRGTLKPQSFLVWNAIKRVL; from the coding sequence ATGAAATTCTTTAATAGGGTGGAAGAAATAAAAGAAATTTTATCAATTTTAGAAGAAGAACCAAATTTAATTTATTTTATTTATGGCCCCATAAACTCTGGAAAAACAGCCCTAATTAATGAAATTATCAACAATAGACTGGATAAAAACAAATATGTTGTGTTTTATATCGATTTGAGAGAGATTTTTATCTCTAAGTATGATGAGTTCGAAGCGAAGCTTCGAGCAACGAAAACCTTCGGTTTTCGTCTAATTATAGAAGTCTTGTTTGAAGAGTATGAGGATGATAAAAAGCCTATTGAAATTATAAGGAGTTTGATAAAGGATGCTCCTTCTTTATGTGGTATTCCAACACCAAAAAATACATTGGAAGAAATTCTAAAAAAGAAAACAACCAAGAATGTATTTAAGTATATAACTAACATTTTAATGGATATTAAAAGAGAAGGAAAACAGCCAATAATTATTATAGATGAATTGCAAAAAATAGGAGATATGAAAATTAACGGATTCTTAATTTATGAGTTGTTTAATTATTTTGTATCATTAACTAAGCATAAGCATCTATGTCATGTTTTTTGTTTAAGTTCTGATAGTTTATTCATAGAGAGGGTTTATAACGAGGCAATGTTAAAGGAGAGGGTTGATTACATTTTAGTTGATGACTTTGATAAAGAGACAGCTTTAAAGTTTATAGATTTTCTATCAGAGGAAATTCTAAATAAAAAATTATCCGATGAGGATAAAGAGCTAATTTATTCTTATGTTGGGGGAAAGCCAATTCTAATTATAAATGTTATAGGTAAATTAAAACATAAAAATCTAAAAGATGTTTTAAATATCTTGTTAATGGATGAAATCTCTAAATTAAAGGACTTTTTAAGTAATTTGGATTATATAAAACCAAAAGTTAATATTGAGGAGGAGATTATCGAAATTAGAAAAGAGGACATAATTAATGCGTTAAAATTGTTTAAGGGAAAGTATGAAATTGAAGTTGATAAAATACCAAAAGCAGTTTATGTTTATTTAGTTAAAAAAAACATTTTATTTTTATATCCTCAAAGAGGAACTTTAAAGCCACAATCATTTTTAGTATGGAATGCCATAAAAAGAGTGTTATAA
- a CDS encoding PhoU domain-containing protein produces the protein MPKKFDDIVNEMDRKIELLGEEIIKNLNLSVEGYCTNKKDICNLVIYKNNNIIKNLESLEMYSVKALCLYRPVSKDLRKLLTIIKLCSMLEKIEECAVKISFVLLNSKFNFDRNDKYIKRMASLTEEIIY, from the coding sequence ATGCCAAAAAAATTTGATGACATAGTAAATGAGATGGATAGAAAAATAGAGCTATTAGGGGAAGAAATAATAAAAAATCTAAATCTTAGTGTTGAAGGATACTGCACAAACAAAAAAGACATCTGTAATTTGGTAATTTATAAAAACAATAACATAATCAAAAATTTAGAGTCATTGGAGATGTATTCAGTAAAAGCTCTATGCCTATATAGACCCGTCTCAAAAGATTTAAGAAAATTGCTAACAATTATAAAATTGTGTTCAATGTTGGAAAAAATTGAAGAATGTGCCGTAAAGATAAGTTTTGTTCTGCTAAATTCAAAATTTAATTTTGATAGAAATGACAAATACATAAAAAGAATGGCTTCTTTAACTGAGGAGATAATTTATTGA